One region of Oryza glaberrima chromosome 7, OglaRS2, whole genome shotgun sequence genomic DNA includes:
- the LOC127779984 gene encoding receptor-like protein 49 has protein sequence MSHRPADSDSLSYIVYYGWSLSTSNVGVIMLANLGPYNFEESGPDFSHITSATNESLLVVTKGQQLEFRSGIIYMVNIDLSCNNLTGHIPEDISMLTALKNLNLSWNHLSGVIPTNIGALQSIESLDLSHNELSGQIPTSLSAPASLSHLNLSYNNLSGQITYGNQLRTRDDQASIYIGNPGLCGPPLSRNCSESSKLLPDAVDEDKSLSDGVFLYLGMGIGWVVGLWVVLCTFLFMQR, from the coding sequence ATGTCCCACAGGCCTGCTGACAGTGATTCACTTTCATATATTGTCTATTACGGATGGTCACTCTCGACGTCAAATGTTGGAGTAATTATGTTGGCTAATCTTGGACCATACAATTTTGAAGAATCTGGACCTGACTTCAGCCACATTACTAGTGCCACTAATGAGAGTTTGTTGGTTGTCACCAAAGGGCAACAGCTTGAATTTAGAAGCGGAATCATTTATATGGTAAATATTGATCTGTCCTGCAACAATTTAACAGGCCATATTCCTGAGGATATTAGCATGCTCACTGCACTGAAAAACTTGAACCTATCTTGGAATCATCTAAGCGGGGTAATACCAACAAACATTGGAGCACTACAATCAATAGAATCTTTGGACCTGTCACACAATGAACTTTCTGGCCAAATTCCTACAAGTTTATCAGCCCCTGCGTCACTGAGCCACTTGAATTTGTCCTATAACAATTTGTCAGGACAAATAACTTATGGTAATCAGCTACGAACACGTGATGATCAGGCATCTATATATATCGGCAATCCGGGACTTTGTGGCCCACCACTCTCAAGGAATTGTTCGGAATCGTCGAAATTACTGCCAGACGCCGTTGATGAAGACAAAAGTTTGAGCGATGGGGTTTTCCTGTACCTTGGCATGGGCATAGGATGGGTAGTTGGTCTCTGGGTTGTCTTATGCACCTTCTTGTTCATGCAGAGATAG
- the LOC127779081 gene encoding ubiquitin-related modifier 1 homolog yields MHLTLEFGGGLELLLEKSTKVHKVDLQPNDGDGKVVMKGLLAWVKSNLIKERPEMFLKGDSVRPGVLVLINDCDWELCGGLDAELEEKDVVVFISTLHGG; encoded by the exons ATGCATCTAACCCTCGAGTTCGG GGGAGGGCTGGAGCTGCTCCTGGAGAAGTCCACCAAGGTGCACAAGGTGGACCTCCAGCCCAACGACGGCGATGGGAAG GTCGTGATGAAAGGGTTGCTCGCTTGGGTGAAGTCCAATCTGATCAAGGAGAGGCCGGAGATGTTCCTCAAGGGTGATTCAGT AAGGCCTGGTGTTCTCGTACTTATAAATGATTGTGACTGGGAGCTATGCGGTGGCCTTGACgcggagttggaggagaaggaTGTTGTTGTTTTTATCTCCACATTACACGGTGGTTAG